A window of the Microbulbifer aggregans genome harbors these coding sequences:
- the trhA gene encoding PAQR family membrane homeostasis protein TrhA → MSTSTNPTHHPRYSVAEEIANSVTHGVGAVLAIAGLGVLCAFAALRGDAWHIVSCAIYAATLILCFGASALYHSAIDPRAKQILRTVDHSSIFLLIAGSYTPFTLVTLRGAAFSLGSWGWWLFGIIWGLAVMGLVIQFTPLKKYRALSITMSALMGWVVVAATKPLLDSLAPGGLLLLLLGGICYTGGIVFYLWRSLPYHHAIWHVCVLAGAILHYFAVLLYVIP, encoded by the coding sequence ATGTCGACTAGCACCAACCCAACTCACCACCCGCGCTACAGTGTCGCGGAAGAGATCGCCAATAGTGTTACCCATGGTGTGGGTGCCGTCCTGGCAATCGCCGGGCTTGGGGTTCTCTGCGCCTTTGCTGCGCTGAGGGGCGATGCCTGGCATATCGTCAGCTGTGCCATTTACGCCGCTACGCTGATCCTTTGTTTCGGCGCCTCGGCGCTATACCACAGCGCCATTGACCCCCGTGCGAAACAGATCCTGCGCACGGTGGATCACTCCTCCATCTTTCTGCTGATTGCCGGCAGCTATACGCCGTTCACCCTGGTCACCCTGCGCGGTGCGGCGTTTTCACTCGGGTCCTGGGGCTGGTGGCTGTTCGGCATCATCTGGGGATTGGCGGTGATGGGGCTGGTGATTCAGTTCACCCCGCTGAAAAAATACCGCGCGCTGTCGATTACCATGAGTGCCCTGATGGGCTGGGTGGTGGTGGCCGCCACCAAGCCGCTGCTCGACAGTCTCGCCCCAGGTGGGCTGTTACTGCTGCTGCTCGGTGGTATCTGCTACACGGGCGGCATCGTTTTCTATCTCTGGCGCAGCCTCCCATACCACCACGCTATCTGGCACGTGTGTGTGCTTGCCGGAGCCATCCTGCATTACTTTGCTGTGCTGCTTTACGTGATCCCCTAA
- the hflC gene encoding protease modulator HflC, producing the protein MNNRTLVIIAALLVALLAISSSAFVIKETEKAVLLRFGEVVRSDYTPGLYFKLPLVHQLRRFDARIQTVDSSPVRMLNSENKFMMVDSYAKYRILDVERHYVATRGDERNAVRLLSEQINDRLRNQFGVRDLHEVVSGQRDELMAEITKNLNEVAKTNLGVEVIDVRVKRIDLPPEVSESVFQRMRAGRELEARDHRAKGEEAAERIRANADRQVVEIESEAYREAEELRGAGDAQAAAIYAGAFSKDPEFYRFTRSLKAYKESFNDRADMLLIEPDSEFFRYLKDAQGQQ; encoded by the coding sequence GTGAACAACAGAACGCTAGTCATCATTGCCGCTCTGCTGGTCGCCCTGCTGGCGATTTCGAGCAGTGCTTTCGTAATCAAGGAAACCGAGAAGGCAGTCCTGCTGCGTTTCGGTGAAGTGGTCCGCAGCGATTACACGCCGGGTCTCTACTTCAAGCTTCCGCTGGTGCACCAGCTGCGTCGCTTCGATGCCCGTATCCAGACTGTGGATTCCAGTCCGGTGCGGATGCTGAACTCGGAAAACAAGTTCATGATGGTGGACTCCTACGCCAAGTACCGCATCCTCGACGTCGAGCGTCACTACGTGGCCACCCGCGGCGACGAGCGGAACGCCGTGCGCCTGCTGTCGGAGCAGATCAACGACCGGCTGCGGAACCAGTTCGGTGTCCGCGACCTGCATGAGGTTGTCTCCGGTCAGCGGGACGAGCTGATGGCGGAAATCACCAAGAACCTGAACGAGGTGGCGAAAACCAACCTCGGGGTCGAGGTGATCGATGTGCGCGTGAAGCGCATCGACCTGCCGCCCGAGGTTTCGGAGTCCGTGTTCCAGCGTATGCGCGCTGGCCGGGAGCTGGAGGCGCGGGACCACCGGGCCAAGGGTGAGGAAGCCGCAGAGCGCATTCGCGCCAACGCAGACCGCCAGGTCGTGGAGATCGAATCCGAAGCTTATCGCGAGGCGGAGGAGTTGCGCGGTGCTGGCGATGCGCAGGCAGCTGCCATTTACGCAGGTGCCTTCAGCAAGGATCCGGAGTTCTACCGCTTTACCCGCAGCCTCAAGGCGTATAAGGAGTCGTTCAACGACCGCGCCGATATGCTGCTGATCGAGCCGGACAGCGAGTTCTTCCGCTACCTGAAGGACGCGCAGGGCCAGCAATAG
- a CDS encoding ATP phosphoribosyltransferase regulatory subunit, with amino-acid sequence MSQADRWMLPEGIAEILPADAKSIETLRRRLLDLYHSWGYELIIPPMVEFTDSLLIGMGRDVDLSTFKVTDQLSGRSLGIRADITPQAARIDAHSFPRAGANRLCYAGQVLYTRPRSVHGSRAPIQIGAELYGVESLNADIEVISLMLETLVAGGIEKIHLDLGHVAIYRSLAEAAGLDAEQQESLFALLQSKAAADIHRWVTENVDDPRCAQWLRALPDLAGGSDCLARARDAFVEAPAALEAALADLQRCADALARRYPSVELFFDLSEVRGYDYETGLVFAAYTPGHGQALANGGRYNGIGSVFGRERPATGFSTDLVALNQLGQDAWEEGGAILAPESDDDTLWQAVEALRHGGEVVIAALPDGAESEVRSRCDRELVKRDGGWLVQPRG; translated from the coding sequence ATGAGTCAAGCCGATCGCTGGATGTTGCCGGAAGGCATCGCCGAGATCCTCCCCGCCGATGCCAAGAGCATCGAGACCCTACGTCGCCGACTGCTGGACCTTTACCACAGCTGGGGCTACGAGCTGATCATTCCGCCGATGGTGGAGTTCACCGATTCACTGCTGATTGGAATGGGGCGCGATGTCGACCTGAGCACGTTCAAGGTGACCGATCAGCTGTCCGGCCGCTCGCTCGGTATTCGCGCCGATATCACGCCGCAGGCCGCGCGGATCGACGCCCACAGTTTTCCCCGGGCCGGTGCCAACCGGCTCTGTTACGCGGGGCAGGTCCTGTATACCCGCCCACGCAGTGTGCATGGCTCCCGTGCGCCGATTCAGATCGGCGCGGAGCTCTACGGGGTCGAAAGCCTGAATGCTGACATCGAGGTGATCTCCCTGATGCTGGAGACCCTGGTGGCAGGGGGCATCGAGAAAATTCACCTGGATCTCGGTCACGTGGCCATCTACCGCAGCCTCGCTGAGGCCGCCGGACTCGATGCCGAGCAGCAAGAGTCACTGTTTGCGCTCCTGCAGAGCAAGGCCGCTGCCGATATCCACCGTTGGGTAACGGAGAATGTGGACGACCCGCGCTGTGCCCAGTGGCTGCGCGCGCTCCCGGATCTCGCTGGTGGCAGTGATTGCCTGGCCAGGGCTCGTGATGCTTTCGTTGAGGCACCGGCTGCGCTTGAGGCTGCGCTCGCTGACCTGCAGCGCTGTGCGGATGCCCTTGCGCGGCGCTATCCGTCAGTGGAACTGTTTTTCGACCTGAGTGAAGTCCGCGGCTACGACTACGAAACCGGCCTGGTGTTTGCCGCCTATACGCCGGGCCACGGCCAGGCGCTGGCCAATGGCGGACGTTACAACGGCATCGGGTCCGTCTTCGGGCGCGAGCGACCGGCCACCGGATTCAGTACTGACCTGGTGGCGTTGAATCAGCTGGGTCAGGATGCCTGGGAAGAGGGCGGCGCCATCCTCGCGCCCGAGAGCGATGACGATACCCTGTGGCAGGCGGTGGAAGCATTGCGGCACGGCGGTGAGGTGGTCATTGCGGCATTGCCTGACGGTGCCGAGAGCGAAGTGCGCTCGCGCTGCGACCGCGAGCTGGTGAAACGCGATGGTGGCTGGTTAGTCCAGCCTCGCGGCTGA
- the hflK gene encoding FtsH protease activity modulator HflK yields the protein MAWNEPGGNNKDPWGGGGGNRNDGPPDLDELLRKLQQKLNGLFGGGSSSSAPESGGKFPWVPALIVVAVLYGLWGFYQVDANESAVVLRLGKYHSTEGAGLHWNPPIVDHVEKVNVTEVRTERTTGQMLTEDANIVEVVLTVQWHIDDAESYVLRVRDPLKSLQEATDSALRHVVGSASLNGVISQSRTQVSADTQERLQEYLDLYQTGIRIDVVNLTDAKAPREVQDAFDDVTKAREDEVRFRNEAQAYANQVIPVARGRAQRILEEAEAYKTQVVELARGETVRFEKLLQEYQQAPAVTRERLYLDTVQEVMSNTSKVMVDVEGGSNMMYLPLDKLAERSADSSSKRGEKVSPAVIEEVSQRVIERLRSEVNNNRRGGNIR from the coding sequence ATGGCCTGGAACGAGCCGGGTGGTAATAACAAGGATCCCTGGGGCGGGGGTGGCGGTAATCGCAACGACGGCCCGCCGGATCTCGATGAGCTGCTGAGAAAGCTGCAGCAGAAACTAAACGGCCTTTTCGGCGGTGGATCATCATCCTCCGCGCCCGAATCCGGTGGCAAATTTCCCTGGGTGCCGGCGCTGATTGTTGTCGCCGTGCTCTACGGTCTGTGGGGCTTCTACCAGGTGGACGCGAACGAATCCGCCGTGGTGCTGCGTCTCGGTAAATATCATTCCACCGAGGGTGCCGGTCTGCACTGGAACCCGCCGATCGTCGATCACGTCGAAAAGGTCAACGTGACGGAAGTGCGGACCGAACGCACCACCGGACAGATGCTGACCGAAGACGCCAATATCGTTGAAGTGGTCCTTACGGTGCAGTGGCATATCGACGATGCAGAGTCTTACGTGCTGCGTGTACGCGACCCGCTCAAGAGCCTGCAGGAAGCAACCGACAGCGCCCTGCGCCATGTGGTGGGCTCCGCTTCACTCAATGGTGTTATCTCCCAGAGTCGTACCCAGGTCTCCGCAGATACCCAGGAGCGTCTGCAGGAGTATCTCGACCTGTATCAGACCGGCATCCGCATCGATGTGGTCAACCTGACCGACGCCAAGGCGCCGCGTGAGGTTCAGGACGCCTTTGACGATGTCACCAAGGCCCGCGAGGACGAGGTGCGTTTCAGGAACGAGGCCCAGGCCTATGCCAACCAGGTGATCCCGGTGGCACGCGGTCGCGCTCAGCGGATTCTCGAAGAGGCGGAAGCCTACAAGACCCAGGTGGTCGAGCTGGCCCGCGGTGAAACCGTGCGCTTCGAAAAACTGCTGCAGGAATACCAGCAGGCGCCGGCCGTGACGCGGGAGCGTCTCTACCTGGATACCGTGCAGGAAGTGATGAGCAATACCTCCAAGGTGATGGTGGATGTCGAGGGCGGCAGCAACATGATGTACCTGCCCCTGGACAAGCTGGCTGAACGCAGTGCCGACAGCTCCAGCAAGCGCGGTGAAAAAGTGTCCCCGGCAGTGATCGAGGAAGTCTCTCAGCGCGTGATCGAGCGTCTGCGCAGCGAGGTCAACAACAATCGCCGCGGCGGCAATATTCGCTAG
- the hflX gene encoding ribosome rescue GTPase HflX has protein sequence MFFERPKSGELAVLVHLELSAIDSPEDPREFEELALSAGADPVSFIFGQRATPDPKTFVGRGKLEEIHSAVKEHGAQLVIFDHILSPSQERNIERELHCRVLDRTGLILDIFAQRARTHEGKLQVELAQLRHMSTRLVRGWTHLERQKGGIGLRGPGETQLETDRRLLRARIDSIEKRLEKVRRQREQGRRARSRAEVATVSLVGYTNAGKSTLFNRLTDAGVYVKDQLFATLDPTMRRVELPNVGAMILADTVGFVSHLPHRLVEAFRATLEEASNASLLLHVVDAAAEDRLHLMEEVQEVLQEIGAGDLPQLLVYNKIDLLKDRGPGIDRDEQGVPRAVWLSAVSGEGCDLLVEAIAERLGEEMVTGYLVVAPQQGRLRAQLHEINAVRAERYLDNGDCELDLTLPRGDLERLLAPYKDSPTAPRWQVDKAADVR, from the coding sequence TTGTTTTTTGAAAGACCGAAATCCGGTGAACTGGCCGTGCTGGTGCATCTGGAGCTGTCCGCGATCGACAGTCCGGAGGACCCGCGCGAGTTCGAGGAGCTGGCGCTCTCCGCCGGCGCCGATCCGGTGTCATTTATCTTCGGCCAGCGCGCCACACCGGATCCCAAGACCTTTGTGGGGCGCGGCAAACTGGAAGAGATCCACTCCGCAGTGAAGGAGCACGGGGCGCAGCTGGTCATCTTCGATCACATTCTGTCGCCCAGCCAGGAGCGCAATATTGAGCGGGAGCTGCACTGCCGTGTGCTGGATCGGACGGGGCTCATTCTGGATATCTTTGCCCAGCGGGCACGCACCCACGAGGGCAAGCTGCAGGTAGAGCTGGCACAGCTCCGGCATATGTCCACGCGATTGGTGCGTGGCTGGACCCACCTGGAGCGCCAGAAGGGCGGCATCGGCCTGCGCGGTCCAGGTGAGACTCAGCTGGAGACCGACCGTCGGCTGCTGCGGGCGCGGATTGATTCGATCGAGAAGCGGCTGGAAAAGGTCCGCCGCCAGCGTGAGCAGGGGCGTCGGGCCCGCTCCCGGGCGGAAGTCGCCACAGTCTCTCTCGTGGGTTATACCAACGCCGGCAAGTCTACCCTGTTCAACCGGCTGACCGATGCCGGCGTCTACGTGAAGGACCAGCTCTTTGCCACGCTCGATCCAACCATGCGGCGGGTGGAGCTGCCCAATGTTGGGGCGATGATCCTCGCCGACACCGTGGGTTTCGTTTCCCACCTGCCGCACCGATTGGTTGAGGCGTTTCGCGCCACTCTGGAGGAGGCCAGCAACGCTTCACTGTTGCTGCATGTGGTCGATGCGGCGGCAGAGGATCGTCTGCACCTGATGGAAGAGGTGCAGGAGGTTCTCCAGGAAATCGGCGCTGGGGACCTGCCCCAGCTGCTGGTTTACAACAAAATTGACCTGCTGAAGGATCGGGGCCCTGGAATCGATCGCGACGAACAGGGTGTGCCGCGGGCAGTGTGGCTGTCGGCGGTCTCCGGTGAGGGTTGTGATCTGCTCGTGGAAGCCATTGCCGAACGCCTCGGCGAGGAGATGGTGACCGGCTACCTGGTAGTGGCACCGCAGCAGGGGCGCCTGCGTGCACAATTGCATGAAATCAATGCGGTGCGCGCCGAGCGCTACCTCGATAATGGTGACTGCGAACTGGACCTGACGTTGCCCCGTGGCGATCTAGAGCGGCTGCTTGCACCGTACAAAGACAGCCCGACAGCGCCACGCTGGCAGGTCGATAAGGCGGCAGATGTCCGCTGA
- the hfq gene encoding RNA chaperone Hfq, whose translation MSKGHSLQDPYLNVLRKERIPVSIYLVNGIKLQGQIESFDQFVVLLKNTVSQMVYKHAISTVVPSRAVRVPLLNPAAQPGGEGQSEGGERDTFG comes from the coding sequence ATGTCAAAAGGGCACAGCTTACAAGACCCTTACCTCAATGTTCTGCGCAAAGAGCGCATCCCGGTTTCCATCTATCTGGTGAACGGTATCAAGCTTCAGGGGCAAATCGAATCCTTCGACCAGTTTGTCGTTCTGTTGAAAAACACCGTCAGCCAGATGGTTTACAAGCATGCTATTTCCACTGTGGTCCCATCCCGCGCGGTACGGGTACCGTTGCTGAATCCCGCCGCCCAGCCGGGTGGTGAAGGCCAAAGCGAGGGTGGTGAACGGGATACCTTCGGTTGA
- the mutL gene encoding DNA mismatch repair endonuclease MutL, which produces MHDKIAQLSPRLANQIAAGEVVERPASVIKELLENSLDAGASRLDVEIENGGIKRIKVRDNGRGIGQEDLPMALARHATSKIHALEDLEAVATLGFRGEALASISSVARLAMTSSRDDSGKGWQVSAEGRDMQAQLVPAAHPRGTTVDVRDLFFNTPARRKFLRTEKTEFNRVDDTIKRLALSRFDVSITLRHNGKGIHNLRAGSGRVEMERRVSQVCGPAFMQNALHIDVERSGLRLWGWVAEPAFSRSQADLQFFYVNGRAIRDKVVSHAVRRAFADVLYHGRHPAFVLYLELDPASVDVNVHPTKHEVRFRDSRLVHDFLFGSLHRALASVRPGDRGAEEGAAEPAQNRLEPVAGVAAGEFGGQQRMPLSSGPSVGDLQQQMQGYSTLHQPYQGDSGVAEPAPSPGASGLTASPGARPWSGPTPAAAGALAPESDEEAPPLGYALAQLHGIYILAQNQHGLIVVDMHAAHERIVYERMKAAHASGGIQAQPLLVPVSLAVSQREADCFEERAEVFTSLGFVLQRAGPETLLVRQVPTMLHGAEVEQLVRDVLSDLLAEGGSDRIGGRINEILSTMACHGSVRANRKLTVPEMNALLRDMERTERSGQCNHGRPTWTQVKLADMDKWFLRGQ; this is translated from the coding sequence ATGCACGACAAGATTGCGCAGCTCTCACCGCGCCTCGCCAACCAGATCGCCGCCGGTGAGGTGGTGGAGCGACCGGCCTCCGTCATTAAGGAGTTGCTGGAAAACAGTCTCGATGCCGGCGCCAGCCGCCTCGATGTCGAGATCGAAAACGGCGGTATCAAGCGCATCAAGGTGCGCGACAACGGTCGCGGTATCGGTCAGGAGGATCTGCCGATGGCGTTGGCCCGCCACGCCACTTCCAAGATCCATGCCCTGGAGGATCTGGAGGCGGTGGCCACCCTCGGCTTCCGCGGCGAGGCCCTGGCCAGTATCTCCTCGGTTGCGCGCCTCGCCATGACCAGCAGTCGTGACGATTCCGGCAAGGGCTGGCAGGTGAGTGCCGAGGGGCGCGACATGCAGGCCCAGCTGGTGCCGGCGGCCCATCCCCGCGGGACCACGGTGGATGTGCGGGATCTGTTCTTCAATACCCCGGCCCGGCGCAAGTTCCTGCGCACTGAGAAAACCGAATTCAACCGCGTCGATGACACCATCAAGCGCCTGGCGCTGTCCCGTTTCGATGTCTCCATTACCCTGCGCCACAATGGCAAGGGTATCCACAACCTGCGTGCCGGCAGCGGGCGGGTGGAAATGGAACGGCGCGTATCCCAGGTGTGCGGGCCCGCGTTTATGCAGAACGCCTTGCATATCGATGTGGAGCGCAGCGGCCTGCGGCTGTGGGGGTGGGTCGCGGAGCCCGCTTTCTCCCGTTCCCAGGCAGACCTGCAGTTCTTCTATGTGAATGGCCGCGCGATTCGCGACAAAGTGGTAAGCCATGCGGTGCGTCGCGCCTTTGCCGATGTGCTCTATCACGGTCGCCATCCCGCGTTTGTTCTGTATCTGGAACTGGATCCGGCGTCGGTGGACGTCAACGTTCACCCGACCAAGCACGAGGTTCGCTTCCGTGACAGCCGCCTGGTGCACGACTTCCTTTTCGGCAGCCTGCACCGGGCACTGGCGTCCGTTCGCCCTGGCGACCGCGGGGCGGAGGAGGGGGCCGCCGAGCCGGCACAGAACCGTCTGGAACCGGTGGCGGGAGTGGCGGCAGGAGAATTTGGTGGCCAGCAGCGGATGCCCCTGTCCTCGGGCCCGTCGGTTGGCGACCTTCAGCAGCAGATGCAGGGCTATTCCACCCTGCATCAGCCCTATCAGGGTGATTCTGGTGTGGCCGAGCCTGCGCCGTCCCCGGGTGCATCGGGTCTGACGGCATCACCCGGTGCCCGGCCGTGGAGCGGCCCGACGCCGGCAGCTGCTGGTGCTCTGGCACCGGAGAGCGACGAGGAAGCGCCGCCACTGGGTTACGCACTGGCGCAGTTGCATGGGATCTATATCCTCGCCCAGAACCAGCACGGTCTGATCGTCGTGGATATGCACGCGGCCCATGAGCGGATCGTTTATGAGCGGATGAAGGCCGCCCACGCCAGCGGCGGTATCCAGGCGCAGCCACTGCTGGTGCCGGTCAGCCTGGCGGTGAGCCAGCGCGAAGCCGACTGCTTCGAGGAGCGCGCAGAAGTGTTTACCTCTCTGGGCTTCGTGTTGCAGCGGGCGGGTCCGGAGACCCTGCTGGTGCGGCAGGTGCCCACCATGCTGCATGGAGCCGAAGTGGAGCAGCTGGTACGGGACGTATTGTCTGACCTGTTGGCTGAGGGCGGCAGCGATCGTATCGGCGGGCGCATCAACGAGATCCTCTCCACCATGGCCTGCCACGGTTCCGTGCGTGCCAACCGCAAGCTGACCGTGCCGGAAATGAATGCCCTGCTGCGGGACATGGAGCGCACCGAGCGCAGCGGGCAGTGCAACCACGGTCGCCCGACCTGGACGCAGGTTAAACTGGCAGACATGGACAAGTGGTTTTTGCGCGGCCAGTGA
- the miaA gene encoding tRNA (adenosine(37)-N6)-dimethylallyltransferase MiaA yields the protein MGPTASGKTDLAMALANRLPVELISVDSALVYRGLDIGSAKPSPEELTRYPHHLIDICDPSESYSAGRFRRDALQAMADIVAAGRIPLLVGGTMLYFRALLEGMASLPEANAEIRAEIEARAEREGWPALHRELAAVDPELAAELHPNHSVRIERGLEVYRLTGKPLSALRREQARDSVAEHYELRQLALLPRDRALLHERIALRFRLMLERGFVDEVKKLRDRGDLHEDLPAIRAVGYRQVWQYLDGRISYDEMVEAGIAATRQLAKRQLTWLRRWPDLAQIYTQDAEGRVRKNDEMLTEALKFLT from the coding sequence ATGGGCCCCACCGCCTCCGGTAAGACGGACCTGGCCATGGCGTTGGCGAACCGGCTGCCGGTAGAGCTGATCAGTGTCGACTCAGCGCTGGTCTACCGGGGCCTGGATATCGGTTCTGCCAAGCCGAGCCCTGAGGAGTTGACGCGCTACCCCCATCACTTGATCGATATCTGCGACCCCTCTGAATCCTACTCCGCCGGCCGCTTCCGCCGGGACGCGCTGCAGGCGATGGCCGATATTGTCGCTGCCGGACGCATTCCGCTTCTGGTGGGTGGCACCATGCTCTATTTCCGCGCCCTGCTCGAGGGTATGGCGAGCCTTCCTGAAGCCAATGCGGAGATCCGCGCAGAGATCGAGGCGCGGGCCGAGCGGGAGGGCTGGCCGGCCCTGCACCGCGAGCTAGCAGCGGTGGATCCGGAGCTCGCGGCAGAGCTGCACCCCAACCACTCCGTACGCATCGAGCGGGGCCTGGAAGTCTATCGTCTGACAGGTAAGCCGCTTTCGGCACTCCGCCGGGAACAAGCGCGGGATTCTGTGGCCGAACATTACGAGTTGAGACAACTGGCGCTGTTGCCGCGGGACAGGGCGTTACTCCATGAGCGGATTGCCCTGCGCTTTCGCCTCATGCTGGAGCGGGGCTTTGTCGACGAAGTGAAAAAGCTGCGTGACAGGGGGGACCTGCACGAGGACCTGCCCGCAATCCGTGCGGTGGGTTACCGCCAGGTCTGGCAGTATCTGGATGGCCGCATCAGCTATGACGAAATGGTGGAGGCGGGGATCGCCGCCACTCGCCAGCTGGCCAAGCGCCAGCTGACCTGGTTGCGGCGCTGGCCGGACCTGGCGCAAATCTATACTCAGGATGCTGAGGGGCGGGTGCGCAAAAATGACGAAATGTTAACGGAAGCCTTGAAATTTCTCACATGA
- a CDS encoding adenylosuccinate synthase, whose amino-acid sequence MGKNVVVLGTQWGDEGKGKIVDLLTEKVSLVVRFQGGHNAGHTLVIDGEKTVLHLIPSGILRPSVTCLIGNGVVLSPEALMKEMAELEAKSVPVRERLRLSPACPLILPVHVALDQAREKARGDKAIGTTGRGIGPAYEDKVARRGLRLGDLCNWDSFCAQLKELLEYHNFALTHYYKVDPVSYEDTLAEAKVWRDQLVPMITDVADWLHQARERGDHILFEGAQGSLLDIDHGTYPFVTSSNTTAGGTATGSGFGPLYLDYVLGITKAYTTRVGGGPFPTELGCDVGRHLGEKGHEFGATTGRQRRTGWFDAVAVRHAIRINSISGLCLTKLDVLDGLKEVKICVGYRNRDGEEVPVPFDAAGWEGVEPVYESMPGWSDTTFGVRREADLPQAARDYIARIEELVGAPIDIISTGPDRNETIVRESSALCEMGIHNPSV is encoded by the coding sequence ATGGGCAAGAATGTAGTGGTGCTCGGAACCCAGTGGGGTGACGAGGGCAAGGGCAAGATCGTCGACCTGCTGACGGAGAAAGTTTCACTGGTCGTGCGCTTCCAGGGTGGCCATAACGCCGGCCACACCCTGGTCATCGACGGTGAAAAGACCGTACTGCACCTGATCCCCTCCGGTATCCTGCGCCCCAGCGTCACCTGCCTGATCGGTAATGGTGTGGTGCTTTCGCCGGAAGCGCTGATGAAGGAGATGGCAGAGCTCGAGGCGAAGAGCGTACCGGTGCGCGAGCGCCTGCGTCTGTCCCCGGCCTGCCCGCTGATCCTGCCGGTCCACGTGGCCCTGGATCAGGCGCGCGAGAAAGCCCGCGGTGACAAGGCCATCGGCACCACCGGCCGCGGTATCGGCCCGGCCTACGAGGACAAGGTGGCCCGTCGCGGTCTGCGCCTCGGTGACCTGTGCAACTGGGACAGCTTCTGCGCCCAGCTGAAGGAATTGCTCGAGTATCACAACTTCGCCCTGACCCACTATTACAAGGTGGATCCGGTCAGCTACGAGGATACGCTGGCCGAGGCAAAGGTGTGGCGCGACCAGCTGGTGCCGATGATCACCGATGTTGCCGACTGGCTGCACCAGGCGCGTGAGCGTGGCGACCACATCCTGTTCGAGGGTGCGCAGGGCTCCCTGCTGGACATCGACCACGGTACCTATCCGTTCGTGACTTCCTCGAATACCACTGCGGGCGGCACCGCCACCGGTTCCGGCTTCGGCCCCCTCTATTTGGACTATGTCCTGGGAATCACCAAGGCCTACACCACTCGCGTCGGCGGTGGTCCCTTCCCGACCGAGCTGGGCTGTGACGTGGGCCGTCACCTCGGTGAAAAAGGCCACGAGTTCGGTGCCACCACCGGCCGTCAACGCCGCACCGGCTGGTTTGATGCAGTGGCCGTGCGCCATGCCATCCGCATCAACAGTATTTCCGGCCTGTGCCTGACCAAGCTGGATGTACTGGACGGACTCAAGGAAGTGAAAATCTGCGTCGGTTACCGCAACCGCGATGGCGAAGAAGTGCCAGTGCCTTTCGACGCCGCCGGCTGGGAAGGCGTCGAACCGGTCTACGAGAGTATGCCGGGGTGGAGCGACACCACCTTTGGCGTGCGCCGTGAGGCCGACCTGCCGCAGGCGGCGCGGGACTACATTGCCCGTATCGAGGAGCTGGTCGGCGCGCCTATCGATATCATCTCTACCGGCCCCGACCGCAACGAAACTATCGTGCGGGAGTCCTCGGCCCTATGTGAGATGGGCATTCACAACCCCAGCGTCTGA